One window of Maridesulfovibrio ferrireducens genomic DNA carries:
- the lnt gene encoding apolipoprotein N-acyltransferase: MNLVLPILIATICAGIGYANPAVHFPAAALGFPLALGLVAFSARSPREALKRGWIVGSFACLACLYWLAYPVGVYGGISWFLAIPCPILMAMAVGGYYGLYTFILNIAARKLHPFMLCIFSGLLWTTMEFAQGYFFTGFPWMTLSSAFSFWPESIQGAAFVGAYGLSGLLASITTGLLTWKSSNLAKIWSVGILTAIVLLGVLRTQPETFSTLRSIGNATIGVVQGNIDQGSKWDSKYQIATLDKYIKLSKNFAVKPDLIVWPETAMPFQIQDPSDMRATLLNFSKDSGTPLLTGAPGYVLHPQSKSYSLYNRALLLDPHKTTLDWYEKSHLVPFGEYVPLKEYLPIDKLVQGIGDFIPGKDASPLQSGNLAMGILICYEGIFPELAQERVEKGANLLINISNDAWYGKTSAPFQHLGLVSLRAVEQGRYLIRGTNTGISACIDPLGKVSDSTGLFVDAAILTTPELMTGMTFFSSNYELMTYGPLFLTLLFVIWIAIAHLVSGNKRKY, translated from the coding sequence ATGAACTTAGTCCTCCCGATTTTAATTGCTACGATTTGTGCCGGAATCGGCTATGCAAACCCTGCTGTACACTTTCCAGCGGCCGCCTTGGGATTCCCCTTGGCTCTGGGTTTAGTTGCTTTTTCAGCACGCTCGCCGCGCGAAGCTCTTAAAAGAGGATGGATCGTCGGTTCTTTTGCTTGTCTTGCATGCCTGTACTGGCTTGCCTACCCAGTCGGAGTTTACGGCGGAATATCATGGTTTCTTGCTATCCCCTGCCCGATTCTTATGGCTATGGCGGTAGGAGGTTACTATGGACTTTATACGTTCATATTAAACATTGCCGCCCGCAAGCTACATCCTTTCATGCTTTGCATTTTCAGCGGACTTCTTTGGACAACCATGGAGTTTGCACAGGGATATTTTTTTACAGGCTTTCCGTGGATGACTCTTTCATCCGCATTCTCCTTCTGGCCTGAATCAATTCAAGGTGCAGCTTTTGTAGGAGCATATGGACTTTCCGGACTTTTAGCCTCCATCACAACAGGCCTATTGACGTGGAAATCCTCAAACCTTGCAAAAATCTGGAGTGTTGGCATTTTGACGGCTATTGTCCTACTCGGAGTTCTGAGAACTCAGCCGGAAACTTTCTCAACACTCCGCAGCATTGGAAATGCTACAATCGGAGTTGTGCAAGGCAACATTGATCAAGGATCAAAATGGGATTCTAAATACCAGATTGCCACGCTTGATAAATATATAAAACTGAGCAAAAATTTCGCAGTCAAACCTGATTTGATAGTCTGGCCGGAAACAGCAATGCCCTTCCAGATACAAGATCCGAGCGACATGCGTGCAACTCTGTTAAACTTCAGCAAAGATTCCGGCACCCCCCTCTTAACAGGTGCACCGGGTTATGTTCTGCACCCGCAGTCCAAATCTTACTCATTATACAACAGAGCTCTCCTCCTTGATCCACACAAAACAACCCTTGACTGGTATGAAAAATCACATCTGGTACCCTTCGGAGAGTATGTACCTCTTAAAGAATATTTACCTATTGATAAGTTAGTTCAGGGCATTGGAGATTTTATTCCGGGCAAAGATGCCAGCCCTCTTCAAAGCGGCAACCTTGCTATGGGGATACTCATCTGCTATGAAGGAATCTTCCCGGAACTTGCTCAGGAACGAGTCGAAAAAGGTGCAAACCTGCTGATTAACATCAGTAATGACGCATGGTACGGAAAAACATCCGCACCGTTTCAACACCTCGGGCTGGTCTCACTCAGAGCTGTGGAACAGGGACGTTATCTGATTAGAGGCACTAATACCGGAATTTCCGCGTGCATTGATCCACTCGGCAAAGTATCTGATTCAACCGGCTTATTTGTTGATGCAGCTATTTTGACAACCCCCGAACTGATGACAGGAATGACCTTTTTCAGTTCCAACTATGAATTAATGACATACGGCCCGTTATTTCTGACATTATTGTTCGTCATATGGATAGCAATTGCCCACCTCGTATCAGGCAATAAAAGAAAATACTAA
- the prfB gene encoding peptide chain release factor 2 (programmed frameshift), whose protein sequence is MLQFSDLKSKAANCNKKFISLWGRLDHSQCKERLEEIEHDLSKPGAWDKPDELTPVLREKSILEEKVASYEALSSTKSDVEEWLILAAEDQDQEILETLSEILTKLSNLIEQTELATLLSNPEDKSTAILEIHPGAGGVEAQDWAEMLLRMYMRWCEKRNWQASYLDLQPGDEAGIKSVTIQVKGLYAYGFMKGEAGIHRLIRISPYDASGRRHTSFASVDVYPEISHDIEIEVKDDDIRLDVFRASGPGGQHVNKTNSAVRITHLPTNIVVQCQNEKSQLKNKETAMKVLKSRLYEQELKRQEESKKADYSSKDSIAWGSQIKTYTLQPYRLVKDHRCGAEDGNVDAVLDGELDDLVRNYLLHAYGG, encoded by the exons ATGCTTCAATTTTCGGACTTAAAATCCAAAGCAGCAAACTGCAACAAAAAATTTATCAGCCTCTGGGGGCGACTT GACCACTCTCAATGTAAAGAGCGCCTCGAAGAAATAGAACACGACCTGAGCAAGCCCGGAGCTTGGGATAAGCCGGATGAGCTTACCCCTGTTCTCAGAGAAAAAAGCATACTTGAAGAAAAAGTAGCCTCATACGAAGCACTTTCTTCGACCAAAAGTGATGTGGAAGAATGGCTGATTCTTGCCGCAGAAGATCAGGATCAGGAAATTCTGGAAACCCTTTCAGAGATCCTCACAAAGCTTTCTAATCTAATTGAGCAAACTGAACTTGCGACTCTTCTCTCCAACCCTGAAGATAAAAGCACCGCCATCTTGGAAATTCATCCGGGTGCAGGCGGAGTTGAAGCTCAGGACTGGGCAGAAATGCTTCTTAGAATGTACATGCGCTGGTGCGAAAAAAGAAATTGGCAAGCCAGTTATCTTGATCTTCAACCAGGTGATGAAGCCGGTATTAAGAGTGTAACTATTCAAGTCAAAGGACTTTACGCTTACGGTTTTATGAAAGGAGAAGCCGGAATTCACAGACTTATCCGCATATCTCCGTATGATGCATCAGGCAGAAGACATACCTCATTTGCCTCAGTCGATGTTTATCCTGAAATATCTCACGATATTGAAATAGAAGTTAAAGATGATGATATCCGTCTGGACGTATTCCGCGCAAGCGGTCCCGGCGGGCAACACGTCAACAAAACAAATTCAGCGGTGCGTATTACACATCTGCCGACAAATATTGTTGTGCAATGCCAGAATGAAAAATCTCAGCTCAAAAATAAAGAAACGGCTATGAAAGTTTTGAAATCCCGTCTTTACGAGCAAGAGCTGAAAAGACAGGAAGAAAGTAAAAAAGCCGACTACTCCTCCAAAGATTCAATTGCGTGGGGAAGTCAGATTAAAACATACACCCTACAGCCTTACAGACTGGTTAAGGACCATCGTTGCGGCGCAGAAGACGGAAATGTTGACGCGGTTCTTGACGGTGAACTTGATGATTTAGTCAGAAACTACCTGCTTCATGCATATGGCGGATAA
- a CDS encoding hemolysin family protein — MDDGSEGRLWAKLINLFRKTDSPLEEHILEAREEGEIKSEVVSMLLNVLELKDTTANEIMIPRTDIIGAEISGGLAEVAEQIIEHGHSRIPVYMDTKDHIVGIVHAKDIIAPLLAGQTYESLEKILRDPFIVSENIQIKTLLKEFQSGRNHMAILQDEYGGTSGLITMEDVLEEIVGDISDEHDVVRPSDFYEREDGNFMVSGRVSLCEVSEKFDLDLESEHVDSIGGYLSELMGRIPHIGEFIDVSGYRFTVHESDAKQITSILVEPPKGS, encoded by the coding sequence TTGGACGATGGCTCTGAGGGCCGATTATGGGCCAAATTAATTAATCTCTTTAGAAAAACAGACTCACCTCTCGAAGAACATATTCTCGAAGCTCGGGAAGAAGGCGAAATAAAGAGCGAAGTTGTTTCGATGCTACTTAATGTTCTTGAACTCAAAGACACAACTGCAAATGAAATAATGATTCCCCGTACCGATATAATCGGTGCTGAAATAAGCGGGGGACTTGCTGAAGTTGCCGAACAGATAATAGAGCACGGGCATTCCAGAATTCCCGTTTATATGGACACCAAAGATCATATTGTTGGAATTGTTCATGCCAAAGACATTATAGCTCCTCTTTTGGCAGGCCAAACATATGAATCACTGGAAAAAATATTGCGTGATCCTTTTATTGTTTCCGAGAATATACAAATCAAAACCTTGCTGAAAGAGTTTCAATCAGGCAGAAACCACATGGCAATTCTGCAAGATGAATATGGCGGAACATCCGGTCTGATAACTATGGAAGATGTTCTGGAGGAAATCGTCGGCGACATTTCCGACGAACATGATGTTGTGCGCCCCTCGGATTTCTATGAAAGAGAGGATGGCAACTTCATGGTTTCCGGCAGAGTTTCTTTATGTGAAGTCTCTGAAAAATTCGACCTTGATCTGGAATCTGAACACGTGGATTCAATCGGTGGATATCTATCCGAACTAATGGGAAGAATACCTCATATCGGTGAATTTATCGATGTGTCTGGATACAGATTCACTGTACACGAAAGTGATGCTAAGCAAATTACTTCCATTCTTGTAGAACCTCCCAAAGGCAGCTAG